A window of Tautonia plasticadhaerens contains these coding sequences:
- a CDS encoding DUF1559 domain-containing protein, translating into MVKRSRRPAFTLIELLVVIAIIGVLIALLLPAVQSAREAARRAQCTNNLKQIGLALHNYESSNGAFPPAGQGTNFSVSPPSTIFVDGEWGVLARILPGLEQQQVFNALNFDLPYADINGANLTGCGAVIGAYLCPSSVRESGDARDELDPAFTAYPQPHGYGVQDYGAPCYTDIDAQGDRGEAGSTPATPFRNNFDRADGLLHHYKTAIAEVRDGLSNTMMIAEDAGRDATFIANAKTVNNTITRPAELNYDLDAARRFWRWAEPDGAFGVSGQINNPFRPANETVAYQSLANARARNNNAFNNDEIASFHPGGANVLLGDGSVKFLKETTSVVVLRSLVTPKGGEVVSADQY; encoded by the coding sequence ATGGTCAAGCGATCGCGTCGCCCCGCCTTCACCCTGATCGAGCTGCTGGTGGTCATCGCCATCATCGGCGTGCTGATCGCCCTGCTGCTGCCCGCCGTGCAGAGCGCCCGGGAGGCCGCCCGCCGCGCCCAGTGCACCAACAACCTGAAGCAGATCGGCCTGGCCCTGCACAACTACGAGAGCTCCAACGGCGCCTTCCCGCCCGCCGGCCAGGGGACCAATTTCAGCGTCAGCCCGCCGAGCACCATCTTCGTCGACGGCGAGTGGGGCGTCCTCGCCCGCATCCTGCCGGGGCTGGAGCAGCAGCAGGTCTTCAACGCCCTGAACTTCGACCTGCCCTACGCCGACATCAACGGCGCCAACCTCACCGGCTGCGGCGCGGTCATCGGCGCCTACCTCTGCCCCTCCAGCGTCCGGGAGAGCGGCGACGCCCGGGACGAGCTCGACCCCGCGTTCACCGCCTACCCCCAGCCCCACGGCTACGGCGTGCAGGACTACGGCGCCCCCTGCTACACCGACATCGACGCCCAGGGCGACCGGGGCGAGGCCGGTTCCACCCCCGCCACCCCCTTCCGCAACAACTTCGACCGCGCCGACGGCCTGCTGCACCATTACAAGACGGCCATCGCCGAGGTCCGGGACGGCCTCTCCAACACGATGATGATCGCCGAGGACGCCGGCCGGGACGCCACCTTCATCGCCAACGCCAAGACCGTCAACAACACCATCACCCGCCCGGCCGAACTGAACTACGACCTCGACGCCGCCCGACGCTTCTGGCGGTGGGCCGAGCCCGACGGCGCCTTCGGCGTCTCCGGCCAGATCAACAACCCCTTCCGCCCGGCCAACGAGACGGTCGCCTACCAGAGCCTGGCCAACGCCCGGGCCCGCAACAACAACGCCTTCAACAACGACGAGATCGCCTCGTTCCACCCCGGCGGGGCCAACGTCCTGCTCGGCGACGGCTCGGTGAAGTTCCTCAAGGAGACGACCAGCGTCGTCGTCCTCCGGTCGCTCGTCACCCCCAAGGGCGGCGAGGTCGTCTCGGCCGACCAGTACTGA